Part of the Sinorhizobium terangae genome is shown below.
CCCTGGTGGTCGAGTCCGGGCACGTGGAGCCACCTGAACTTGCGTATTGGCGCGTTCATCGTCGAGTTGTCAGGCTCCGACGTATCCCGCGCATGCTGTTCCGGATGCTCGAAGCGAAGGTTGTTGAGAAGGTAGTACGGAGGTCGCGTCGGAGGCGTCACCCCGATCGTGAACCCGGCCAGGCCTTTTCGCGCGTTTTCGTCCACAACGTCGAAGGCGAGCAACGTCTTTGCGTCCCCGCGATGCGCCGCTACTGAAATGGTGTGGTTGCTGCTACCCGCCAAAGTCATTTCAAGCCCCTCCCCGAGGTCTGCGCCCAATCGACCAGCCTTGACAGGCTTACATGAGATGATACGAAAATAATATTACAGGTTGCATTCCGGATTGAAGTTTCGGGCTTCAACACCGCGCTTTTCGAAACTGCCCGTTTCCGAGGACGACGTGCGCGCATTCCTGTCCCCAATCCTTCTGGCGTTTCTGACCGGCTGCAGCCACTCCGTGGCGGGCGCGCCGAGGTATCTCGTGTCGGAGAACTTCGCGAAGGAACCTCACTCGAGGAACTGGTTCGTCTGCCATCGTCCGGAGAACACCTTCAAGTTCGGGGCGACGGACGGGTCAGGCCGGACAGCGATGGTCGCCACCGTTCGGCCGGAGCCGAAGGCGCTAGCTCTCCGGAAGGAGCATCATGCCGGCTGCATCGACGAGGACGGAGACTACCAGCGGGATGGGGACGAGCGGGCCGAGTTGTGGGAGTCTAGCGACGCGCGCGTGCCCTTGGGGACCGATATATGGTACCGCTTCGACATGTTCGTCGACGATAGCCTGAAGGCGACCTCCAAGCGGTTCGTCGCAGGGCAGTGGAAGGAGGAGCCGAGGCCGCGCGCGGCGGTCCCCTCGTCGCGCAGCGGTTCACCGGCCGCAGGTTCACGGTGACGGTCGAGCAGGACAATCTCGCTGCGAAGGAGAGGCCCGACGACGTGCTGTGCAGAGTGCTTGTGGCCGACCAATTTCCGCTTTCGGAGTCCCCGGCGGGGTGGGCCCATGACGACAAGGCAAAGGTGGTGCCGCCCATCCAGCATCGCAAGGACAGAATGGATTTCAGTTCCGAGGCCATCGCAGTTGCGCGCGATCCCGGATGTGCTCGCGGCATCGTCGCCAAACAGTACCACGTTCTTCCCGATCCCTTCGGCCGCTGGACGACGATGGTCTACCACGTTGGGCTGACGCCGGATAACAAGGCGTTCGTTGAGATCTGGGCGAACGGCGTCAAGATCGGCCGGGTGGACGGCAGGATAGGCTATGCGAAGACCGGACCGCGCCTCACGCAGTACTTCAAGTTCGGGCCTTATCGCGACCCCGAGAACTTCGAAACCGTCACGAAGCTTGCGAACTACGTCCGGAGCACCTCCCGCAGGGATGTCGATCCGACTGGCAGGCTAGCTCCGGATTGAGCTTACCCCGCCAAGTCTTCCGCCGAGGGGATCTGCCAAGTGACTTCCGTCTCGCTTGCTTCTCCGCCACCGGCACCCGCCGTCGCGGACGTCCGCCTGCCCACGTCGTTGTGAATGAACAGCGCCGCTACAGCCGTTTTTCTTGACAGGAAGGTGTGCAAGGCGGCTTTGTTGCCGGATAACTCAACAAACTCGTCAGCTAACAAGTGTCGTATCAGCGACAACTATCGAGGTTTGAAGTGCCGGGCGAACAACAGCCGAAAACAGCGTCAGTGCTTTTCCGCCATCTATCGGAGAAGTGGCCCGAGGCCTTCAACACGAGGGCACCGAAGCCGCTTAAGATTGGGATTCGTGAGGACATCCGCGCGCTTGACCATGAGCTGTCGGACCACGATTTGAAAAGAGCCCTGCGCGCCTACACCAAGCTGGAAAGATATCTAAAAAGTCTGCGCGCTGGGGCGGCGCGAGTCGATCTCGACGGCAATCCCACCGGGAACGTGTCGGAAGCCGATGCGGCGACAGCCCAGGCATTGCTGCGCGTGCGTTCCGCGAAGGAGAAAACCATGCGCTCGCCTGAGCTCCAGGCGGAACCTGAACAAAGCCGCAGGCCAATCGCAAAACAAGCGCCTGCGAGCAAAGCGAAGCTTCCCAACAGATCTGCGGGCGTCGTCGTCGAAACGAAACGCCGTCGGCTCACAGGCCGGAGGCTCGATCGCCGCTGAGCGGCTTCCGTACTCATTTACCAGACGGCAGGTCACTTTGGCCCATATCGGTCACTTTGCACCTCGAACACGGTCGCGACACCGAGGGCGCGCAGCCTCGGCTTCACCGTCTCCGATCTATCCGCACGCCGCAAGGCCGGCGTGGCCAGGAGACTTTATCCCTGCTGGCCGCTTCGCGCGCAGCAAGGCGGGCAGCTCACCAAACTCAGACTAGGACTGCCTTCCTGCTGGAGGTTGCTGAGAACTGACCGAAGGAGCGCGGACCATTCCGATGGCATCACCAGAATGTGCCTCCGGGTAGACTTCCAAGGCCTCGCCGACAGGGCTTGCAAGTCTAGAAACGTCCTTCAGCCCCGCTTGGCGCTATTGAGCCCCGCCCCATATCGGCCCCATCACGGATGGGCAATAACATGCCATTCCTGCCGGAATTGGCACTGCCAATGGGCAAGCACCCATGTTCGTGTAACAGGTGAACGCAGCCCTTTGCGTCGGCGGCGGCGGAGGTGGCGGTGTCGGAGGCAGGGGCTGCGGGGCAAATATCGGGTCAGGTTGGGGAACCGGCCTTTGCGTGGTCTGGCCCGCGAAAACAGCCGCAAATCGGTTTGCGGCTGAATACGCCTCATTCTCAACGGAATTCCAACTGCGCAAATAGCGAATGGCGAAGTCGCGGACATCCCAGTCGCGAAACTGCTGCACATGCCAGAGCTCGTGAGCCCAAAGAATTGGATCATTTGCACCGTTGGCGTTTGCGAAGACAACCGTATCGATCAGCGTCACAGCTTCCGCTTCGCCATACTGGATGGACGCATTAGCAAGATTAATGGCTCCGCTGTCTCCGATCTTGAATCTCACCCTGTCGTAGATGTCGTTATCGTAGAAATTTCCCAGGGCTTGCCGAATGTGCTGAGGAATTGGGCCCGCCCCAGGCCTGGATGTATCTCTTGATCCACGAAGCCACGCCTCCAACGCCGGCGCGGAAGTTACGGCTTGAAATTCAAGTCGAATCCGGTCGATCTCCTTGCCAACATTCTCAAGTTCCCGCCCAAGGTTTCTGGGAACGTTAGGAATGTCCTTGATGGCCTTTCCGCCTTCCCGTTCGATGTTCTTCAAAATTCGACCCGGATTGGTGAGATCCCCAATTGGATCCCATGCTTTTGCGGAGTGACCCACCGCTAGCAGCGCGGCGGCTATAGCTACGATCCTGATCATCATCGCAGTGTCTCCCTAACAGTTTTAGTTTGAACCCGTGAGGATGGGCACCGCTCCCGCGCGTGCCGATCAACTTACATGTCGCTGACGATAGAACTCGGAGGGGAGAGCGTACTCCTGGTTGCCGAAACTTGGGATTTACCCATTCGGGTTATGTGCGATATCGCGCAAGGTCGCCAGATTCGCGCTCGCGACGATTGTGGTCGCATTCGCGGGGTAAGCCACTGGAATGCGGCTTCACGCCCACATCAGAATATCTGCTGGCGATGAAGGTGCTGGCCAACCGAGCACCGGATGACGACAAGAACCTCACGGATGCGACAGATCCGGTAGCGCTTATGAAGCTCACGGGGATCAATACCTATGAGAAGATTGTTGCTCTCATGGAGCAGTGTTATCCTAACATTCCGGGAATCGTTGTTCCAACCGTGTCCCCACGCATGAGCGCGAAGATCAAAGGTCTGGTAGATGAATACAACAGCGCCAATGCAGCAAGTCCGACCTGGATCGCTGGCCGAGGCCGTCCACTCGCACCTTGAGACCGGTAGCGAGTTTCGGTACCACCTTGCCAGTTTCCTGGATGGTTTTTATCTCGAACCATCCCGCCGTCGGAGACGGGAGAGGCTGATCGATGCACCGGAATTAACCGGAGATGAGCGCTTTGATGCTCTTGTAGGCGCTATTGGCGAGCATCTCTGCCGCAGGTGGAGGCTGGGGCCGGCTCCGATCTGGACAGACGACCCCAGA
Proteins encoded:
- a CDS encoding heparin lyase I family protein; translation: MKFRASTPRFSKLPVSEDDVRAFLSPILLAFLTGCSHSVAGAPRYLVSENFAKEPHSRNWFVCHRPENTFKFGATDGSGRTAMVATVRPEPKALALRKEHHAGCIDEDGDYQRDGDERAELWESSDARVPLGTDIWYRFDMFVDDSLKATSKRFVAGQWKEEPRPRAAVPSSRSGSPAAGSR
- a CDS encoding heparin lyase I family protein → MTVEQDNLAAKERPDDVLCRVLVADQFPLSESPAGWAHDDKAKVVPPIQHRKDRMDFSSEAIAVARDPGCARGIVAKQYHVLPDPFGRWTTMVYHVGLTPDNKAFVEIWANGVKIGRVDGRIGYAKTGPRLTQYFKFGPYRDPENFETVTKLANYVRSTSRRDVDPTGRLAPD
- a CDS encoding ProQ/FinO family protein, coding for MPGEQQPKTASVLFRHLSEKWPEAFNTRAPKPLKIGIREDIRALDHELSDHDLKRALRAYTKLERYLKSLRAGAARVDLDGNPTGNVSEADAATAQALLRVRSAKEKTMRSPELQAEPEQSRRPIAKQAPASKAKLPNRSAGVVVETKRRRLTGRRLDRR
- a CDS encoding DUF4157 domain-containing protein encodes the protein MMIRIVAIAAALLAVGHSAKAWDPIGDLTNPGRILKNIEREGGKAIKDIPNVPRNLGRELENVGKEIDRIRLEFQAVTSAPALEAWLRGSRDTSRPGAGPIPQHIRQALGNFYDNDIYDRVRFKIGDSGAINLANASIQYGEAEAVTLIDTVVFANANGANDPILWAHELWHVQQFRDWDVRDFAIRYLRSWNSVENEAYSAANRFAAVFAGQTTQRPVPQPDPIFAPQPLPPTPPPPPPPTQRAAFTCYTNMGACPLAVPIPAGMACYCPSVMGPIWGGAQ